From a single Stomoxys calcitrans chromosome 4, idStoCalc2.1, whole genome shotgun sequence genomic region:
- the LOC106082896 gene encoding uncharacterized protein LOC106082896: MSKLSALLTICVLHAMANKKLTHAAAMPYTRNVAIDFMDTLHKLRHTLLCTTNSCDPNAALQYFAINEGALLDIQEKTEFPETTEFLAKKVGTAASGALSRLWPRNQIALTLTTLAPLPHST, encoded by the exons ATGTCTAAACTCAGCGCATTATTGACAATTTGCG TTCTTCATGCTATGgccaataaaaaattaacacatGCCGCAGCAATGCCATATACAAGGAATGTTGCTATTGATTTTATGGACACTTTACACAAACTGCGTCATACATTGCTCTGTACAACAAATAGTTGTGATCCCAATGCTGCTCTACAATATTTCGCGATAAATGAAGGCGCCCTATTGGATATTCAAGAGAAAACCGAATTTCCTGAAACAACGGAATTTCTGGCCAAAAAAGTCGGTACAGCCGCTTCGGGTGCTTTATCTAGACTATGGCCGCGGAACCAAATTGCATTGACCCTAACTACACTTGCCCCTCTCCCACATTCAACATAG